A stretch of the Archangium violaceum genome encodes the following:
- a CDS encoding ATP-binding cassette domain-containing protein — translation MFEFEGVSKRFGVTWALHPLDLRLPEARTTVLLGPSGCGKSTLLRLMNGLLRPDTGRVLFRGQPLRDEDLLTVRQHMGYALQGGGLFPHLTARGNATLMARYLDWPADRVHARLRELVELTRFPPDALERYPGQLSGGQRQRVGLMRALMLDPDVLLLDEPLGALDPMVRYELQGDLRDIFARLGKTVVLVTHDLAEGAFLGDHVVLMREGRIVQQGPLAELERAPAEPFVTRFFQAQRLPLEGRPS, via the coding sequence GTGTTCGAGTTCGAAGGAGTCTCCAAGCGCTTCGGTGTCACGTGGGCGCTCCATCCGCTCGACCTGCGTCTGCCCGAGGCTCGCACCACCGTCCTCCTCGGCCCGAGCGGTTGCGGCAAGTCCACGCTGCTGCGCCTGATGAACGGTTTGCTCCGGCCCGACACCGGTCGCGTCCTCTTCCGGGGTCAGCCCCTGCGCGACGAGGACCTGCTCACCGTCCGGCAGCACATGGGTTATGCCCTCCAGGGCGGTGGGCTCTTCCCGCACCTCACCGCCCGGGGCAATGCCACCCTCATGGCCCGCTACCTGGATTGGCCCGCGGACCGGGTCCACGCCCGGCTGCGCGAGCTCGTCGAGCTCACCCGGTTTCCCCCGGACGCCCTCGAGCGCTACCCCGGCCAGCTCTCCGGGGGCCAGCGCCAGCGCGTTGGTTTGATGCGCGCGCTGATGCTCGACCCGGATGTGCTCCTGCTCGACGAGCCGCTCGGCGCGTTGGACCCCATGGTCCGCTACGAGCTCCAGGGCGACCTGCGCGACATCTTCGCCCGGCTCGGCAAGACGGTGGTGCTCGTCACCCACGACCTGGCCGAGGGCGCCTTCCTCGGTGACCACGTGGTGCTGATGCGCGAGGGCCGCATCGTCCAGCAGGGCCCGCTCGCCGAGCTGGAGCGCGCTCCCGCGGAGCCCTTCGTCACCCGCTTCTTCCAGGCCCAGCGTCTGCCCCTCGAGGGGCGCCCGTCATGA
- a CDS encoding glycine betaine ABC transporter substrate-binding protein → MRGLGVCLVVVLAACSGVSSEGPGVRVGSKKFTESVILGDMVTQLARSTGARAEHRRELGGTQVLWQALRRGEIDVYPEYTGTLRQEIFAGRPLPDDEALRQALAAEGLRMSAPLGFNDTYALGMKEAEAERLGIRTLSDLRKHPELRFGFSNEFMDRADGWPSLRARYALPQREVRGLDHDLAYRGLESGAIQVTDLYSTDAEIAYYHLRVLEDDLRHFPAYDAVLLYRADLEGRAPEAVAAFGRLAGRISEPEMVELNARAKLQRVPERQVAATFLERELGLTVTVRGDSVLANLWRHTREHLFLVGLSLLAAIGVAVPLGVLVARRPRWGKGVLALAGIIQTVPSLALLVFMIPLLGIGSRPAIVALFLYSLLPIIRNTAAGLSGIPPEVRESAEALGLPPGARLRLVELPMAAPSILAGIQTSAVINVGTATLGALIGAGGYGQPILTGIRLDDTALILQGAVPAAVLALLVSGLFELVERLVVPRGLRL, encoded by the coding sequence ATGAGGGGGCTCGGTGTCTGTCTGGTGGTCGTGCTCGCCGCGTGCTCCGGTGTGTCCTCGGAGGGCCCTGGCGTGCGCGTGGGCTCCAAGAAGTTCACCGAGTCCGTCATCCTCGGAGACATGGTGACGCAGCTCGCCCGGAGCACCGGCGCGCGGGCCGAGCACCGGCGCGAGCTCGGGGGCACCCAGGTGCTCTGGCAGGCGCTGCGGCGCGGGGAGATCGACGTCTACCCCGAGTACACCGGCACGCTGCGCCAGGAGATCTTCGCCGGCCGTCCGCTGCCCGATGACGAGGCCCTGCGCCAGGCGCTCGCCGCCGAGGGTCTGCGCATGAGCGCGCCCCTGGGCTTCAATGACACCTATGCCCTGGGCATGAAGGAGGCCGAGGCCGAGCGGCTGGGCATTCGCACCCTCTCGGACCTGCGTAAGCACCCGGAGCTGCGCTTCGGCTTCAGCAACGAGTTCATGGACCGGGCCGACGGCTGGCCCTCCCTGCGCGCGCGTTATGCGTTGCCGCAGCGGGAGGTGCGCGGGCTCGATCACGACCTGGCCTACCGGGGCCTGGAGAGCGGCGCCATCCAGGTGACCGACCTGTACTCCACCGACGCGGAGATCGCCTACTACCACCTGCGCGTCCTTGAGGATGACCTCCGGCACTTCCCCGCGTATGACGCCGTGCTCCTCTACCGTGCCGATCTGGAGGGGCGTGCTCCCGAGGCCGTTGCGGCGTTCGGGCGGCTCGCGGGCCGCATCTCCGAGCCCGAGATGGTGGAGCTCAACGCCCGGGCGAAGTTGCAGCGCGTCCCCGAGCGTCAGGTCGCGGCCACGTTCCTGGAGCGCGAGCTGGGCCTCACGGTGACGGTGCGCGGCGACAGTGTCCTCGCGAATCTGTGGCGCCACACGCGCGAGCACCTGTTCCTCGTGGGCCTGTCGTTGCTCGCGGCCATCGGGGTCGCGGTGCCCCTGGGCGTGCTGGTGGCCCGCAGGCCGAGGTGGGGCAAGGGCGTGCTCGCGCTCGCCGGTATCATCCAGACGGTGCCCTCGCTGGCGCTGCTGGTGTTCATGATTCCGCTACTGGGCATCGGCTCGCGGCCCGCCATCGTGGCGCTGTTCCTCTACAGCCTGCTGCCCATCATCCGGAACACCGCCGCGGGGCTCTCGGGGATTCCTCCGGAGGTACGTGAGTCCGCTGAAGCGCTGGGGCTGCCCCCCGGCGCTCGCCTGCGTCTGGTGGAGCTGCCCATGGCCGCTCCGTCCATCCTCGCCGGCATCCAGACGTCCGCCGTCATCAACGTGGGCACCGCCACCCTGGGGGCCCTCATCGGCGCCGGAGGTTATGGACAGCCCATCCTCACCGGCATCCGGCTGGATGACACCGCGCTCATCCTCCAGGGCGCTGTGCCCGCGGCGGTGCTCGCGTTGCTCGTCAGTGGGTTGTTCGAGCTCGTCGAGCGGCTCGTGGTTCCCCGGGGTCTACGGCTTTAG
- a CDS encoding dirigent protein, protein MRKAMFVAVGVVSLASTMWSCADNAQAEESWTLTTIADARSGIASPVDLGAPGDSPGDMFVFDQPLLNAARENIGSNSGFCIRTLPGQFSECQWTLTMADGSITVAGREAESGPSSIPIVGGTGAYEGASGVLLTTPNGDRTFTQVLTFLKPKR, encoded by the coding sequence ATGCGCAAGGCCATGTTCGTGGCTGTTGGTGTCGTGTCTCTTGCCTCGACGATGTGGAGCTGTGCCGATAACGCCCAGGCGGAGGAGTCCTGGACGTTGACCACCATCGCCGACGCCCGCAGCGGAATCGCCTCGCCGGTGGACCTGGGGGCCCCCGGTGACTCGCCGGGCGATATGTTTGTGTTTGATCAGCCGCTGTTGAACGCAGCCAGGGAGAATATTGGTTCGAACAGTGGCTTCTGCATCCGCACGCTGCCCGGCCAGTTCAGTGAGTGCCAGTGGACGCTCACGATGGCCGATGGATCCATCACCGTCGCGGGCCGGGAGGCCGAGAGCGGCCCCTCCTCGATTCCCATCGTCGGCGGCACGGGCGCCTATGAGGGGGCGAGCGGTGTGCTGCTCACCACCCCCAACGGAGACAGGACGTTCACCCAGGTGCTCACGTTCCTGAAGCCGAAGCGGTAG
- a CDS encoding DUF2378 family protein produces the protein MAGMEQPRSSTWTPSPYSLRREPVVFGHVMELLLTDMELLHPRASEALAGLGLSSREPHAIYPSAAWVGAIHVLSGALYSHLSSPGAEFALGRRFMARILRSRMGEVMNARARAVGPERTMHRLPNQLRMLNNYLGASVHELPGKSRWELTLRPLPEFFLSSGVHVEPPQFTRGALTTAFQAAGVSGIQMDLVRHDASLGTSSFHLTF, from the coding sequence ATGGCGGGCATGGAACAGCCCCGCTCGAGCACCTGGACGCCCTCCCCCTACTCCCTCCGCCGCGAGCCCGTCGTCTTCGGCCACGTGATGGAGCTGTTGCTGACCGACATGGAGCTGCTCCATCCGAGGGCGAGCGAGGCGCTCGCCGGGCTGGGGCTCTCATCGCGGGAGCCCCACGCGATCTACCCGAGCGCCGCGTGGGTGGGTGCCATCCACGTCCTCTCCGGCGCGCTCTACTCGCACCTGTCCTCGCCTGGCGCGGAGTTCGCGCTCGGACGGCGGTTCATGGCGCGGATCCTCCGGTCCCGCATGGGCGAGGTGATGAACGCCCGCGCCCGGGCGGTGGGCCCGGAACGCACGATGCACCGGCTGCCCAACCAACTGCGGATGCTGAACAACTACCTGGGTGCCTCCGTGCACGAGCTGCCCGGGAAGAGCCGCTGGGAGCTCACCCTCCGGCCGCTCCCCGAGTTCTTCCTGTCGTCGGGGGTCCACGTCGAGCCGCCCCAGTTCACCCGAGGCGCGCTCACCACCGCCTTCCAGGCCGCCGGCGTGTCCGGCATCCAGATGGACCTGGTGCGCCACGACGCGTCGCTGGGCACGTCCAGCTTCCACCTCACCTTCTGA